The genomic window CGAGCTCTTTGCTGCCCGCGCTGGGCGCTTCCGCGCGCTCGCGGAAGGCCATGATCTTGCACCCTATCTGCACTTTCTTGCAGAACTGTGCGAGGCGCAAGCGACGATGCAGGATGGGCTGGCCGAACCAGAAGCGATCGACGCCGAAGTTCTTGCGCGCGCGCATGAGCATGCCATGCCGCCGCTTGATCGCGGCAGGTTTGCGGTGGACACGGTCTTTGCGGCCACCTTCGACCGTCTGTTAGCGGCCGCGGAGCAAATGAACATGCCGCCGCAGGCCGCGGCGGCACGCGATCGCGTGAAGTTGATGGACGCGGCGCTGCGCGAGGAAATGGTGCACAACGTCCTTGCCGAATCCATTCCGGTCGAGACGCTGGCCGAGCATATCTTTGTCGCCGCCGCCCTGCAGGTGCATTTTGCCCGTCTGGCCGCGCGCCTCGATCCCAAAACTCTTGTATCTGTTGGCGATAGCCTTTGCCCGTCCTGCGGCGGTGCGCCGTCATCAACCGTGATCGTCCGATGGTCGGTCCCGGAGGGCGCGCGTTATTGCTCATGCTCTCTGTGCGGAACACTCTGGAATCACTTGCGGTCGAAATGCACGTTGTGCGGGGCCACCAAGCAAATCCTTTTCCAGGAAATCGAGGGAAGCGGCGGCACCGTCAAAGCCGAGACCTGCGACGATTGCCGCGGTTACATGAAGGTCCTGTATCAGACCAAAAACGATGCGCTCGATCCGGTCGCCGACGACGTAGCGACGCTTGGCCTCGATCTGCTTGTGCGTGAGCTTGGTTTCCGCCGCGGAGGCGTCAATCCGTTTCTGATCGGTTATTGACGGAGGCCAGATGTGCACAAGGACGCCACTCGCCTCAGACGCATTCCGTCGGTTGACGAAATACTGAAAACCGCAGTGGCGGTGGAAGCCATTGACCGCTTTGGCCGTCCACTGGTTGTGGCTGCCATTCGCGGCGAAATCGACGAGGCGCGCAAGGCACTTGGCGCCGGCCAGAATGCTCCAATCGGCGCTCATGACATCGCTACATCCGCGCTAACGGAACTTGAAGTCGAATCCCGCCCGAATGTTCGTCCGGTGTTCAATCTCACGGGCACGGTGCTTCATACCAATCTCGGCCGTGCGATCTTGGCGGAAGCCGCAATCGAAGCCGCCACTGTCGCCATGCGTGAGGCGCTTGCACTTGAATTCGACCTCAAGGAAGGAAAGCGCGGTGAGCGTGACTCTCTGATTCGCGAGCTTTTGTGTGAATTGACCGGCGCCGAAGACGCGACGGTTGTCAACAACAATGCCGCCGCCGTCCTTTTGGCGCTCAACACGCTTGCAAAGGGCAAGGAGGCCATCGTATCGCGCGGTGAACTGATCGAAATCGGCGGCGCCTTCCGTATGCCGGAAATCATGTCGCGCGCTGGAGCAAGATTGGTCGAGGTCGGCACCACCAACCGCACACATGAAAAGGACTATGTCGGCGCGATCGGACCGAAAACCGGGCTTATCCTGAAGGTGCATACCTCGAATTACCGGATTTCCGGCTTCACAAAGGAAGTGCCGGCAAAAAAACTGTCCGAGATTGCCCGCAAAGGCAACGTGCCG from Pseudorhodoplanes sp. includes these protein-coding regions:
- the fdhE gene encoding formate dehydrogenase accessory protein FdhE, which encodes MSRVETPEADPSAVGTIPKPPFVRLSDPVELFAARAGRFRALAEGHDLAPYLHFLAELCEAQATMQDGLAEPEAIDAEVLARAHEHAMPPLDRGRFAVDTVFAATFDRLLAAAEQMNMPPQAAAARDRVKLMDAALREEMVHNVLAESIPVETLAEHIFVAAALQVHFARLAARLDPKTLVSVGDSLCPSCGGAPSSTVIVRWSVPEGARYCSCSLCGTLWNHLRSKCTLCGATKQILFQEIEGSGGTVKAETCDDCRGYMKVLYQTKNDALDPVADDVATLGLDLLVRELGFRRGGVNPFLIGY
- the selA gene encoding L-seryl-tRNA(Sec) selenium transferase yields the protein MHKDATRLRRIPSVDEILKTAVAVEAIDRFGRPLVVAAIRGEIDEARKALGAGQNAPIGAHDIATSALTELEVESRPNVRPVFNLTGTVLHTNLGRAILAEAAIEAATVAMREALALEFDLKEGKRGERDSLIRELLCELTGAEDATVVNNNAAAVLLALNTLAKGKEAIVSRGELIEIGGAFRMPEIMSRAGARLVEVGTTNRTHEKDYVGAIGPKTGLILKVHTSNYRISGFTKEVPAKKLSEIARKGNVPLVNDLGSGTLIDLARYGLAHEPTVAEAVSEGADLVTFSGDKLLGGPQAGFIVGRKEQIERINKNPIKRALRMDKIRLAAIEATLRLYRDPDRLAEKLPTVRLLARTKADIEASAKRLVPVIGRAVGPAFAVNVIDCASQIGSGAMPEEAIASAGIAIRPKAGKGSGRALATLSSAFRSLPVPVLGRIDNQTFILDLRCLEEDGSFIRNLVSFKHKGSQ